In the genome of Pseudomonas sp. P5_109, one region contains:
- a CDS encoding helix-turn-helix domain-containing protein, producing MNKPDLPSIPVFKLYGESLDWPTPDLLHCETISIRSREHHWQIKPHRHADLCQLLFVFKGQAELEIEGKRTQLVEPAIQILPPLSVHGFRFSEDVEGFVVTLAAPLIAHLQMQLGHSVNALAQSESYPAGKDAEYLNSLFSALQNEYTSHQPAREMLMHSLVSVIVVWVSRQVIQRRTAMARPQRAREYLNGFIQLVEETYRQHVKVEDLAHRLGISVSHLNGTCRELAGQPALQIMHERQLLEAKRLLTYTSMTIYEMSDVLGFSDPTNFTRLFRRRVGISPKAFRDRLKADQDNEA from the coding sequence ATGAACAAGCCTGACCTGCCTTCGATTCCGGTGTTCAAGCTCTACGGTGAAAGCCTGGACTGGCCGACCCCGGACTTGCTGCACTGTGAAACCATTTCCATACGCAGCCGCGAACATCATTGGCAAATCAAACCCCACCGCCACGCTGATTTGTGCCAGTTGCTCTTCGTATTCAAAGGTCAGGCAGAGCTTGAAATCGAAGGCAAGCGTACGCAACTGGTGGAACCGGCCATTCAGATCCTGCCACCGCTGTCGGTGCATGGCTTTCGCTTTTCCGAAGACGTGGAAGGCTTTGTCGTGACCCTGGCCGCGCCGTTGATCGCCCACTTGCAGATGCAACTGGGGCACTCGGTCAATGCCCTGGCCCAGTCCGAAAGTTACCCGGCAGGCAAGGACGCCGAGTACCTCAACAGCCTGTTCAGTGCCTTGCAGAACGAATACACCAGCCATCAACCGGCGCGGGAAATGCTCATGCATTCGCTGGTCAGTGTGATCGTGGTGTGGGTCAGCCGCCAGGTGATCCAGCGTCGCACCGCCATGGCGCGACCGCAGCGGGCCAGGGAATACCTGAACGGTTTTATTCAACTGGTGGAAGAAACCTATCGCCAGCACGTCAAGGTCGAGGACCTGGCGCACCGGCTGGGGATTTCCGTGTCCCACCTCAACGGCACCTGTCGCGAGTTGGCGGGGCAACCGGCGTTGCAGATCATGCATGAACGGCAATTGCTGGAGGCCAAGCGTTTGCTGACCTACACCAGCATGACCATTTATGAAATGTCCGACGTGTTGGGGTTTTCCGATCCGACCAACTTCACGCGTCTGTTCCGGCGTCGAGTGGGCATTTCGCCCAAGGCGTTCCGCGACCGCTTGAAGGCCGATCAGGACAACGAAGCCTGA
- the pobA gene encoding 4-hydroxybenzoate 3-monooxygenase encodes MKTQVAIIGAGPSGLLLGQLLHNAGIDTVILERQTPDYVLGRIRAGVLEQGMVELLRQAGVSQRMDAEGLVHDGFELALDGRRIHIDLHALTGGKTVMIYGQTEVTRDLMAARREAGAQTIYQASNVVPHGMKTDEPFVTFEKDGETWRLDCGYIAGCDGFHGVARQSIPTDSLKVFERIYPFGWLGILADTPPVHEELVYARHERGFALCSMRSPTRTRYYLQVPTSDHVDNWSDQRFWDELKSRLPQELADSLVTGPSIEKSIAPLRSFVVEPMQYGRMFLVGDAAHIVPPTGAKGLNLAASDVSTLFNILVKVYREDRFDLLEKYSEICLRRVWKAERFSWWMTSMLHRFDDHDAFSQRIAESELEYFVGSEAGRKTIAENYVGLPYEAIE; translated from the coding sequence CTGAAAACCCAGGTCGCCATCATTGGCGCCGGCCCTTCCGGCCTGTTGCTCGGCCAACTGCTGCATAACGCCGGCATCGACACTGTCATTCTCGAACGCCAGACCCCGGACTATGTACTCGGCCGAATCCGCGCCGGCGTGCTTGAACAAGGCATGGTAGAGCTGTTGCGCCAGGCCGGCGTGAGCCAGCGCATGGACGCCGAGGGACTGGTTCACGATGGCTTTGAACTGGCCCTCGACGGGCGCCGGATACACATCGATCTGCACGCCCTGACCGGTGGCAAAACCGTGATGATCTACGGCCAGACCGAAGTCACCCGCGACCTGATGGCCGCTCGTCGGGAGGCCGGCGCGCAGACGATTTACCAAGCCAGCAACGTCGTTCCCCACGGCATGAAAACCGATGAACCCTTTGTCACTTTTGAGAAGGACGGTGAGACCTGGCGACTCGATTGCGGCTACATCGCCGGTTGCGACGGCTTCCATGGGGTGGCGCGTCAATCGATTCCCACCGACAGCCTGAAAGTCTTCGAACGGATCTATCCCTTCGGTTGGCTCGGGATTCTGGCCGATACCCCACCGGTACACGAAGAACTGGTCTATGCCCGCCATGAGCGCGGTTTTGCCCTGTGCAGCATGCGCTCTCCGACGCGCACCCGTTATTACCTGCAAGTGCCCACCAGCGATCATGTGGATAACTGGTCGGATCAGCGCTTCTGGGACGAACTCAAGTCGCGATTGCCGCAAGAACTGGCGGACAGCCTGGTCACCGGCCCGTCCATCGAAAAGAGCATCGCGCCACTGCGCAGCTTCGTGGTCGAACCGATGCAATACGGTCGCATGTTCCTGGTTGGCGATGCCGCGCACATCGTACCGCCCACCGGCGCCAAGGGCCTGAACCTGGCGGCCAGTGACGTGAGCACGCTGTTCAACATCCTGGTCAAGGTTTACCGTGAAGATCGCTTTGATTTGCTCGAGAAATACTCGGAGATCTGTCTGCGTCGTGTGTGGAAGGCCGAGCGATTTTCCTGGTGGATGACTTCGATGCTGCACCGTTTCGATGACCACGATGCCTTCAGCCAACGCATTGCCGAATCGGAGCTGGAGTATTTTGTCGGCTCCGAGGCGGGTCGCAAGACCATTGCAGAAAACTACGTAGGACTTCCCTACGAGGCTATCGAATAG
- a CDS encoding MDR family MFS transporter, which yields MTNLHQPETAKPAIRSVLIALMLAIFLGALDQTIVAVSMPAISAQFKDVSLLAWVISGYMVAMTVAVPIYGKLGDLYGRRKLMLFGMGLFTLASVFCGMAQSMEQLVLARILQGIGAGGMISVSQAIIGDIVPPRERGRYQGYFSSMYAVASVAGPVLGGYMTEYLSWRWVFLINLPLGLGAWLVACRTLVGLPIPQRKPVIDYLGTVLMIIGLTALLLGITQVGQGHSWRSAEVLALLACAVLLLGLFVVHERRAREPLLPMHLFANRNAILCWCTIFFTSFQSISLIVLMPLRFQSVTGAGADSAALHLLPLAMGLPIGAYFAGRRTSVTGRYKPMILTGAALMPIAIVGMAFSPPQAFVVSSLFMLLCGISSGMQFPTSLVGTQNSVDQRDIGVATSTTNLFRSLGGAVGVALMSALLLALLQDSSFAHLAGSSLIAEGSSGNVLLDGLNAAPGDAQNALRAELLLTFRHLLTVSAAVSLLGLAAAIAMPNMLLRGREDKVR from the coding sequence GTGACCAATCTCCACCAGCCTGAAACAGCCAAACCCGCCATCCGCAGCGTGCTGATCGCGCTGATGCTGGCGATCTTTCTCGGCGCGCTGGACCAGACCATCGTCGCTGTTTCGATGCCGGCCATTTCCGCGCAGTTCAAGGATGTCAGCCTGCTGGCCTGGGTGATTTCCGGCTACATGGTGGCAATGACCGTGGCGGTGCCGATCTACGGCAAACTGGGCGACCTGTACGGCCGGCGCAAGCTGATGCTGTTCGGCATGGGCCTGTTCACCCTGGCGTCGGTGTTCTGCGGCATGGCGCAGAGCATGGAGCAACTGGTCCTGGCGCGGATTCTCCAGGGCATCGGGGCCGGCGGGATGATCTCGGTGAGCCAGGCGATCATCGGTGACATCGTGCCGCCACGGGAACGCGGGCGGTATCAGGGCTATTTCAGCAGCATGTACGCAGTGGCCAGCGTGGCCGGTCCGGTGCTCGGCGGCTACATGACCGAATACCTGTCCTGGCGCTGGGTGTTCCTGATCAACCTGCCGCTGGGCCTGGGCGCCTGGCTGGTGGCCTGTCGCACGCTGGTGGGCCTGCCGATTCCGCAACGCAAACCGGTCATCGATTACCTGGGCACCGTGTTGATGATCATCGGGCTGACAGCATTGTTGCTGGGCATCACCCAGGTCGGCCAGGGCCATTCGTGGCGCAGCGCCGAAGTACTGGCGCTGCTGGCTTGTGCAGTGCTCCTTCTGGGCCTGTTCGTCGTCCATGAGCGGCGGGCGCGGGAGCCGTTACTGCCGATGCATCTGTTCGCCAACCGCAATGCGATCCTGTGCTGGTGCACGATTTTCTTCACCAGTTTCCAGTCCATCTCGCTGATCGTGCTGATGCCATTACGCTTTCAGAGCGTGACCGGCGCCGGTGCGGACAGCGCCGCCCTGCACCTGCTGCCGCTGGCCATGGGTTTGCCGATTGGTGCGTATTTCGCGGGTCGTCGCACTTCCGTGACCGGGCGCTACAAACCGATGATCCTCACCGGCGCTGCACTGATGCCCATTGCGATTGTCGGCATGGCGTTCAGCCCACCGCAGGCATTCGTTGTGAGCAGCCTGTTCATGCTGCTCTGCGGGATTTCCTCCGGCATGCAGTTCCCGACGTCATTGGTCGGTACGCAGAACTCGGTGGACCAGCGGGATATCGGCGTGGCCACCAGCACCACCAATCTGTTCCGTTCGCTGGGCGGCGCGGTCGGCGTGGCATTGATGTCGGCGCTGCTGCTGGCGCTGTTGCAGGATTCAAGCTTCGCGCACCTGGCCGGCTCGTCGCTGATTGCCGAAGGCAGTTCGGGGAATGTGTTGCTGGACGGCTTGAACGCCGCGCCAGGTGACGCGCAAAACGCCCTGCGTGCCGAGTTGTTGTTGACGTTCCGGCATTTGCTGACGGTCAGTGCGGCGGTGTCGTTGCTGGGGTTGGCGGCAGCGATTGCCATGCCGAACATGTTGTTGCGTGGACGTGAGGACAAGGTTCGCTAG
- a CDS encoding cache domain-containing protein, whose protein sequence is MGFLHRFALLCGVFLLCLGQAQAAGTEKDDSKAAIALLEKALAYYHEHGDKAFAAFSRQGEFVDKDRYVFVLDTKGVMLASGGPSSALIGRDVSEVLGPDLQKTFKDALKVPEGNGIQQAEYRWQNWSDGKVERKHVYYQRIGQRILAVGYYLPRASAEQAMALLNKAATDLAKDEKGTLTAINSLKGGYLQDDLYVFVVDLDTRRYVAHGTNLRLINTDFSKIEDPEGKPVGEPILALMAKQDYGDYEYRWKNPVTGKVENKHAYLKKVGHFLVAVGYYSP, encoded by the coding sequence ATGGGGTTTTTGCATAGGTTCGCCTTGCTGTGCGGCGTGTTTTTGTTGTGCCTGGGCCAGGCGCAAGCCGCCGGGACGGAAAAGGACGACAGCAAGGCGGCCATCGCCCTGCTGGAAAAAGCCCTGGCGTACTACCACGAGCATGGCGACAAGGCCTTTGCGGCGTTCAGCCGCCAGGGTGAGTTTGTCGACAAGGACCGTTATGTCTTCGTGCTCGACACCAAGGGCGTGATGCTTGCCAGCGGCGGGCCGTCGTCGGCGCTGATTGGCCGGGACGTGTCTGAAGTGCTTGGGCCGGACTTGCAGAAAACCTTCAAGGACGCCCTGAAAGTGCCAGAGGGCAATGGCATTCAGCAGGCGGAGTATCGCTGGCAGAACTGGAGCGACGGCAAGGTCGAGCGCAAGCATGTCTACTACCAGCGCATCGGCCAGCGGATTCTGGCGGTCGGTTATTACCTGCCCCGGGCTTCCGCCGAACAGGCCATGGCCCTGCTGAACAAAGCGGCAACCGATCTGGCCAAGGACGAGAAGGGCACCCTGACGGCGATCAATTCCCTCAAGGGCGGCTACCTGCAGGATGACCTGTATGTATTTGTCGTCGACCTGGACACCCGGCGTTACGTGGCCCACGGCACCAATCTGCGGCTGATCAATACCGACTTCAGCAAGATCGAGGATCCGGAAGGCAAACCGGTGGGCGAGCCGATTCTGGCGTTGATGGCCAAGCAGGATTACGGCGACTATGAATACCGCTGGAAAAACCCGGTGACCGGCAAGGTCGAGAACAAGCATGCCTATTTGAAGAAGGTTGGGCATTTCCTGGTGGCGGTCGGGTATTACAGCCCTTGA
- a CDS encoding ATPase yields the protein MSMRNDANDDFDDVPSLRADVLDDDYPPTVRSVVHPRTAPVVKVKAASTGPLWALVGALFFAFAGLAWWSFQQISLMEQQLVATQESFARISEEAAGRLQDISGKVVASQTSVTTDSEALKLQIRQLESKLQDQSAQQQGVAGQASDLDKRLAQMTAQTSEVDKRLVQLTAQDSEHQAANTQLQAEVKALSAELVALKNAPSDSEKFDAQLKSLGADISALKKQGNPSAAIERLEQDMIVVKSVQDNRPAPAQGSTNTAEFDAFRSQVTRNINTLQAQIQNLQQQLRAKQ from the coding sequence ATGTCCATGCGAAACGATGCCAACGACGACTTCGACGATGTACCGAGCTTGCGTGCAGACGTTCTCGATGACGATTATCCGCCCACTGTCCGCTCGGTCGTGCATCCGCGCACGGCGCCGGTGGTGAAGGTCAAGGCGGCGAGCACCGGTCCGCTGTGGGCATTGGTCGGGGCGTTGTTCTTTGCGTTCGCGGGCCTGGCCTGGTGGAGCTTTCAGCAGATTTCCCTGATGGAACAGCAACTGGTGGCAACCCAGGAAAGTTTCGCCCGTATCAGCGAGGAAGCGGCCGGGCGCCTGCAGGATATTTCCGGCAAGGTGGTTGCCAGCCAGACCAGTGTCACCACCGACAGCGAAGCCCTGAAGCTGCAAATCCGCCAGCTGGAAAGCAAACTCCAGGACCAGAGCGCCCAGCAGCAAGGGGTTGCCGGCCAGGCCTCGGATCTGGACAAGCGACTGGCGCAAATGACCGCGCAAACCAGCGAAGTGGACAAGCGCCTGGTGCAGTTGACGGCTCAGGACAGCGAACATCAGGCGGCCAATACGCAGTTGCAGGCCGAGGTCAAAGCCTTGAGTGCTGAATTGGTCGCCCTGAAAAATGCGCCGTCCGACTCGGAGAAATTCGATGCACAGCTCAAGAGCCTGGGCGCCGATATCAGCGCGCTGAAGAAACAAGGCAACCCGAGCGCTGCCATCGAACGTCTCGAACAAGACATGATTGTGGTCAAGAGCGTGCAGGATAACCGTCCGGCCCCCGCACAGGGCTCGACCAACACTGCCGAATTCGATGCGTTCCGCAGCCAGGTCACCCGCAACATCAATACCCTCCAGGCGCAGATCCAGAACCTGCAGCAGCAACTGCGCGCCAAGCAGTAA
- a CDS encoding NAD(P)-dependent oxidoreductase → MKILVTGASGFIGGRFARFALEQGLDVRVNGRRAESVEHLVRRGAEFIPGDLSDPELARELCSDVEAVVHCAGAVGLWGRYQDFHQGNVQVTENVVEACLKQRVRRLVHLSSPSIYFDGRDHLGLTEEQVPKRFKHHYAATKYLAEQKVFGAQEFGLETLALRPRFVTGAGDMSIFPRLLNMQRKGRLAIIGNGLNKVDFTSVQNLNEALLSSLLASGSALGKVYNISNGTPVPLWDVVNYVMRKMEVPQVTRYRAYGLAYSVAALNEGVCKLWPGRPEPTLSRLGMQVMKKNFTLDISRARHYLDYDPKVSLWTALDEFCGWWKAQDIR, encoded by the coding sequence ATGAAGATTCTGGTTACCGGCGCAAGCGGCTTCATTGGCGGGCGCTTTGCGCGTTTTGCCTTGGAGCAGGGCCTGGACGTGCGGGTCAACGGTCGCCGGGCCGAGAGTGTGGAGCATCTGGTACGCCGCGGAGCCGAGTTCATCCCGGGGGATTTGAGCGACCCGGAACTGGCGCGTGAGCTGTGTTCGGACGTCGAGGCCGTGGTGCATTGCGCCGGTGCCGTCGGTTTATGGGGACGTTATCAGGACTTCCATCAGGGCAACGTCCAGGTCACCGAGAACGTGGTCGAAGCCTGCCTCAAGCAACGGGTTCGGCGGCTGGTGCATCTGTCGTCGCCATCGATCTATTTCGATGGTCGCGATCACCTGGGCCTGACCGAAGAGCAGGTGCCCAAGCGTTTCAAACATCATTACGCCGCCACCAAGTACCTGGCCGAGCAAAAAGTCTTCGGTGCCCAGGAGTTCGGCCTCGAAACCCTGGCCCTGCGCCCGCGTTTCGTCACCGGGGCCGGCGACATGAGCATCTTCCCGCGCCTGTTGAACATGCAGCGCAAAGGGCGCCTGGCAATCATCGGCAACGGTTTGAACAAAGTGGATTTCACCAGCGTGCAAAACCTCAACGAGGCGTTGCTCAGTAGTTTGCTGGCCAGCGGTTCGGCGCTGGGCAAGGTCTACAACATCAGCAACGGCACGCCGGTGCCCTTGTGGGACGTGGTCAATTACGTCATGCGCAAGATGGAAGTCCCACAGGTCACCCGATACCGCGCCTACGGCCTGGCCTACAGCGTGGCGGCGCTCAACGAGGGGGTGTGCAAGTTGTGGCCGGGGCGTCCGGAGCCGACGCTGTCGCGGCTGGGCATGCAGGTCATGAAGAAAAATTTCACCCTGGACATCAGCCGCGCCCGGCATTATCTGGATTACGATCCCAAGGTCAGCCTCTGGACGGCTCTTGATGAGTTCTGTGGCTGGTGGAAGGCGCAGGATATTCGCTGA
- a CDS encoding LysR family transcriptional regulator ArgP — protein MFDYKLLSALAAVVEQAGFERAAQVLGLSQSAISQRIKLLEARVGQPVLVRATPPTPTEIGRRLLNHVQQVRLLERDLQSLVPALDEEGLPERLRIALNADSLATWWAQAVGEFCAEQHLLMDLVVEDQTVGLKRMRAGEVAACVCASERPVAGARSVLLGAMRYRALASPAFIARHFPQGVRADQLARTPALVFGPDDFLQHRYLASLGVEGGFEHHLCPSSEGFIRLTEAGLGWGLVPELQVREQLQRGVLQELLPDKPIDVPLYWHHWRNGGQLLGLLTDQLVRASKQWLVPLEQP, from the coding sequence ATGTTCGACTATAAATTGCTTTCTGCTTTGGCGGCCGTGGTCGAGCAGGCGGGTTTTGAACGGGCGGCCCAGGTGCTGGGCTTGTCGCAATCGGCGATTTCCCAGCGCATCAAGCTGCTGGAAGCACGGGTTGGCCAGCCAGTGCTCGTGCGGGCCACGCCACCAACGCCGACGGAAATCGGTCGGCGACTGCTTAACCATGTGCAGCAGGTGCGCTTGCTTGAACGGGATTTGCAAAGCCTGGTGCCGGCGCTGGATGAAGAGGGCCTGCCGGAACGCCTGCGGATCGCCCTGAACGCCGACAGCCTGGCCACCTGGTGGGCGCAGGCGGTGGGCGAGTTTTGCGCCGAGCAACATCTGTTGATGGATCTGGTGGTCGAAGACCAGACCGTCGGCCTCAAACGTATGCGCGCCGGTGAAGTGGCGGCCTGTGTCTGTGCCAGCGAACGCCCGGTGGCCGGCGCGCGCAGCGTGTTGCTGGGGGCCATGCGTTACCGGGCACTGGCCAGTCCGGCCTTTATTGCCCGGCATTTCCCGCAAGGCGTACGTGCTGATCAGTTGGCCCGTACCCCGGCGCTGGTGTTTGGCCCGGACGATTTCCTGCAGCACCGCTACCTTGCTTCCCTCGGCGTCGAGGGTGGTTTCGAACACCATTTATGTCCGTCCTCCGAAGGTTTCATTCGTCTGACGGAAGCTGGACTCGGCTGGGGGCTGGTGCCGGAACTGCAAGTGCGCGAGCAACTGCAAAGGGGCGTATTGCAGGAGTTGCTGCCAGATAAGCCGATCGATGTGCCGCTGTACTGGCATCATTGGCGCAATGGCGGCCAGTTGCTGGGGTTACTCACCGATCAATTGGTACGCGCGTCGAAACAATGGCTGGTGCCCTTGGAGCAGCCTTGA
- a CDS encoding ACT domain-containing protein, which yields MAGETSLATLLRSMSPQLNAGEYVFCTLRDGKLPADLEIVGSFREQEGLTVILERSLAEKAGLSFDYIAAWITLNVHSALQAVGLTAAFATALGKAGISCNVIAGYYHDHLFVGQADADRALQVLRDLAANAE from the coding sequence ATGGCTGGCGAAACTTCATTGGCAACGCTGCTGCGCAGCATGAGCCCGCAACTTAACGCCGGCGAATACGTGTTCTGCACCTTGCGCGACGGCAAGTTGCCTGCGGATCTGGAGATTGTCGGCAGCTTCCGCGAACAGGAAGGCTTGACCGTGATCCTCGAACGTTCCCTCGCCGAAAAAGCCGGATTGAGCTTCGACTACATCGCCGCCTGGATCACCCTGAACGTGCATTCGGCCCTCCAAGCGGTCGGCCTGACCGCCGCGTTCGCCACGGCATTGGGCAAGGCCGGCATCAGCTGCAACGTGATTGCCGGCTACTACCACGACCATTTGTTTGTCGGTCAGGCCGACGCCGACCGTGCCCTGCAAGTGCTGCGGGATCTGGCAGCCAACGCGGAGTAA
- a CDS encoding LysE/ArgO family amino acid transporter produces the protein MWQSYLNGLLVAFGLIMAIGTQNAFVLAQSLRREHHLPVAALCVACDALLVAAGVFGLATVLAQNPTLLAIARWGGAAFLLWYGSQALRRAFSKQSLEQGEGQTVRSLRAVMLSALAVTLLNPHVYLDTVLLIGSLGAQQTEPGAYVVGAASASLLWFFTLALGAAWLAPWLARPSTWRILDLLVAVMMFAVALQLITAI, from the coding sequence ATGTGGCAAAGTTATCTGAACGGGCTGCTCGTGGCCTTCGGCCTGATCATGGCGATCGGCACCCAGAATGCGTTTGTCCTGGCGCAAAGCCTGCGGCGTGAACATCACCTGCCGGTGGCGGCACTCTGCGTGGCCTGCGACGCCCTGTTAGTGGCCGCCGGCGTATTCGGCCTGGCGACGGTGCTGGCGCAAAACCCGACACTGCTGGCGATCGCCCGCTGGGGTGGCGCAGCGTTCCTGTTGTGGTACGGCAGCCAGGCACTGCGCCGGGCCTTTTCGAAACAAAGCCTTGAGCAGGGCGAGGGCCAGACCGTACGTTCGCTGCGGGCAGTGATGCTCAGTGCGCTGGCAGTGACCTTGCTCAATCCGCATGTGTACCTGGACACCGTTTTGCTGATCGGCTCCCTGGGCGCACAACAAACCGAGCCCGGCGCATATGTAGTGGGTGCGGCCAGTGCCTCGCTGCTGTGGTTTTTCACCCTGGCCCTGGGTGCGGCATGGTTGGCACCCTGGCTCGCCCGCCCCAGTACCTGGCGAATTCTCGATCTGTTGGTGGCGGTGATGATGTTTGCCGTAGCGCTGCAGTTGATCACGGCCATCTGA
- a CDS encoding superoxide dismutase, whose protein sequence is MAFELPPLPYAHDALQPHISKETLEYHHDKHHNTYVVNLNNLVPGTEFEGKTLEEIVKTSSGGIFNNAAQVWNHTFYWNCLAPNAGGQPTGALAEAINAAFGSFDKFKEEFSKTSIGTFGSGWGWLVKKADGSLALASTIGAGNPLTNGDTPLLTCDVWEHAYYIDYRNVRPKYVEAFWNLVNWKFVAEQFEGKTFTA, encoded by the coding sequence ATGGCTTTCGAATTGCCGCCGCTGCCGTACGCACACGATGCCCTGCAGCCGCACATTTCCAAGGAAACCCTGGAATACCACCACGACAAGCACCACAACACCTACGTCGTGAACCTGAACAACCTGGTGCCAGGCACCGAGTTCGAAGGCAAGACCCTGGAAGAAATCGTCAAGACTTCCTCGGGCGGTATCTTCAACAACGCCGCTCAGGTCTGGAACCACACTTTCTACTGGAACTGCCTGGCGCCAAACGCTGGCGGTCAACCAACCGGCGCGCTGGCTGAAGCCATCAACGCTGCTTTCGGTTCGTTCGACAAGTTCAAGGAAGAGTTCAGCAAGACTTCCATTGGCACCTTCGGTTCCGGTTGGGGCTGGCTGGTGAAAAAGGCTGACGGTTCCCTGGCCCTGGCCAGCACCATCGGCGCCGGCAACCCGCTGACCAACGGCGACACTCCGCTGCTGACCTGCGACGTCTGGGAACACGCTTACTACATCGACTACCGCAACGTTCGTCCAAAGTATGTCGAAGCGTTCTGGAACCTGGTCAACTGGAAGTTCGTGGCTGAGCAGTTCGAAGGCAAAACCTTCACCGCTTAA
- a CDS encoding DUF6124 family protein — protein MDKLIPDPPNNTTKPYTPNTMFMIVPDMDTESLLAHACESLASANVMASDFATFLTGPQRNMALAIAQIIMLAELAVNRALDNVDPR, from the coding sequence GTGGATAAGTTAATCCCCGATCCCCCCAACAACACCACCAAACCCTACACCCCCAACACCATGTTCATGATCGTCCCGGACATGGATACCGAATCCCTGCTGGCCCACGCCTGTGAATCACTGGCTTCGGCCAATGTCATGGCGAGTGATTTCGCCACCTTCCTGACCGGCCCTCAGCGCAACATGGCGTTGGCCATTGCGCAGATCATCATGCTGGCGGAGCTGGCGGTGAATCGTGCGTTGGATAACGTCGATCCACGGTAG